The proteins below come from a single Necator americanus strain Aroian chromosome V, whole genome shotgun sequence genomic window:
- a CDS encoding hypothetical protein (NECATOR_CHRV.G17423.T2), whose protein sequence is MWSSGNKSYTEEIIAYTSSLLKDGPVQEQEVHKVHDELLNCLRTLEKEIEKYDRTKTKQMNEIRMLSAQITELTDRVEKARLRENELAERVARWVEYLKEEKEKMLSRGSRLYATGTLSATISEDIEYNINMLMQMRDRVDKKLLEIKERKRDHKIQLKLLKTEMIQMHRELGKWDKKYDELKEATKRMEVSRGQLLERIKEQRQKETAVKLICVELDRKLHELCGTAATTAHHCKDYCYPGHGLNCQFSVTTTSASQEGTTFA, encoded by the exons GAACAAGAAGTCCACAAAGTACACGACGAGTTGCTAAATTGCTTAAGAactcttgaaaaagaaattgaaaagtatGACAGAACCAAGACGAAACAGATGAACGAAATCCGTATG CTATCAGCTCAAATCACCGAACTCACTGATCGTGTGGAAAAAGCACGTCTGCGAGAAAATGAACTTGCTGAAAGAGTCGCAAGATGGGTGGAGTatttaaaggaagaaaaagaaaag ATGTTATCGCGTGGATCACGCCTTTACGCTACGGGAACACTTTCTGCAACCATCTCCGAAGATATCGAATATAACATTAATATGTTGATGCAAATGCGAGACAGGGTTGACAAGAAACTTCTCGAaattaaggaaagaaaaagagatcaCAAG ATTCAACTAAAACTgttaaaaacagaaatgatACAAATGCATCGAGAACTGGGGAAATGGGataaaaaatatgatgaaCTGAAAGAAGCAACAAAACGTATGGAAGTGTCACGTGGTCAGCTGCTGGAAAGAATAAAGGAACAACGACAGAAAGAAACAGCCGTTAAG TTGATATGCGTAGAACTGGACAGGAAACTTCATGAACTTTGCGGAACAGCTGCAACCACGGCACATCACTGCAag GACTACTGTTATCCTGGCCACGGTCTTAACTGTCAATTTTCTGTAACAACAACTTCGGCGAGTCAAGAG gGAACAACATTTGCTTGA